One window of the Primulina eburnea isolate SZY01 chromosome 18, ASM2296580v1, whole genome shotgun sequence genome contains the following:
- the LOC140819162 gene encoding uncharacterized protein: protein MDWFEELSSILWAYRTTPRTANRETPYSLVYDSEAVLPTKIRQSSARVESYPNNNDQTRAIELDLVEEKKDWAAIRMEAYRNRVMKSYDKHVRAPYFQVRDLVMKKVKPVGDVGKLEARWEGPFKVIQRVSSVAAYYLENSQGHTLKRPWNAFHLKKYYV, encoded by the exons ATGG ACTGGTTTGAAGAATTGTCGAGTATACTGTGGGCGTATCGAACTACACCTCGAACAGCTAATCGAGAAACTCCTTACAGTTTAGTCTATGACTCGGAAGCAGTCTTACCTACGAAAATCAGACAATCTTCTGCTCGGGTGGAATCTTACCCGAATAACAATGATCAGACCCGGGCCATTGAGCTTGATCTAGTTGAAGAAAAGAAGGATTGGGCAGCCATCCGGATGGAAGCCTACCGAAACCGGGTTATGAAATCGTATGATAAACATGTTCGAGCGCCATATTTCCAGGTCAGAGACCTAGTTATGAAGAAAGTGAAGCCAGTAGGCGATGTGGGAAAATTGGAAGCTCGTTGGGAGGGACCTTTCAAAGTGATTCAGAGAGTTAGCTCGGTAGCGGCTTATTATCTAGAAAATTCTCAGGGACACACCCTTAAGAGACCATGGAATGCATTTCATCTGAAGAAATATTATGTTTAA